From Aliidiomarina minuta, one genomic window encodes:
- a CDS encoding DUF885 domain-containing protein, protein MGCRPAGVILTLTVLLAACQEPAQPSAQEAAEHNSELSAWLDARYAEEITFSPSQLTRQGSRLRYDEIDSVSNESAQQRLQWKASSVQALTEQFDYAKLSAEEQLSYDLWVLQYQQQQEAAEFRQMHYVFEQMIGPQSRLPQLLIGSHEVQNHRDMGAYNKRIRAIASTIEELIGQAKEQAGSGIRPPAFAYREVRRQALAVISGAPFGSGEDSPLWADAQHKIAQLEADELITSTAAVLLRQDTEAALQEALLPAYQALIDWLDEDIENTEENPVGISRHAGGEDFYKHLLAFYTTTDMTAAEIHQLGLDEVDRLTDKMLEIKSRVDFDGDLQDFFSYIRNDERFFYPNTNEGREAYLQQARDYLGTMQERLPDYFKNLPDIPLEVRRVEAYREQDGAPQHYMSGAADGSRPGVFYAHLSDMQSMPKNELEAIAYHEGVPGHHLQISIAQQLQNTPDFRTQARFTVYSEGWALYAEWLAREMGAYEDPYSEFGQVVTELWRAVRLVVDTGLHAKEWTKEDAIDYFMQKTPIAEGAVRTEVHRYMTIPGQATSFKIGMQRIQDLRNEAEQALGDRFDIREFHDAVLGGGALPLPLLERRVSDWIEAH, encoded by the coding sequence ATGGGTTGCCGACCAGCAGGCGTAATCCTGACCTTGACTGTGCTCCTGGCCGCGTGCCAGGAGCCAGCGCAACCGTCAGCACAAGAAGCAGCAGAACATAATTCGGAACTTAGCGCGTGGCTGGACGCCCGGTACGCTGAAGAAATCACCTTCAGCCCATCTCAGCTTACCCGTCAGGGTAGCCGTCTGCGCTATGATGAAATTGACAGTGTATCGAATGAATCCGCTCAGCAACGCCTGCAATGGAAAGCATCCAGTGTACAGGCGCTTACAGAGCAGTTCGATTATGCAAAGCTGAGCGCGGAAGAACAGTTGTCTTACGATCTCTGGGTCTTGCAGTACCAACAGCAACAAGAGGCCGCTGAGTTCCGCCAGATGCATTATGTGTTTGAACAAATGATAGGACCTCAGTCACGCCTGCCACAATTACTAATTGGCTCCCATGAGGTGCAGAATCATCGCGATATGGGCGCATACAATAAACGCATCCGCGCTATAGCCAGCACCATCGAAGAACTGATCGGGCAAGCCAAAGAACAGGCAGGTTCTGGCATACGCCCACCCGCTTTTGCTTACCGTGAAGTCCGCCGCCAGGCCCTTGCTGTGATTAGCGGCGCCCCTTTTGGCTCGGGCGAAGACTCACCGTTATGGGCCGATGCCCAGCATAAAATAGCGCAGTTAGAAGCCGACGAGCTTATTACTTCCACCGCAGCTGTTCTGCTACGTCAGGATACCGAAGCAGCTTTACAGGAAGCTCTCCTGCCCGCCTATCAGGCTTTAATCGACTGGCTGGATGAGGATATTGAGAACACGGAAGAAAATCCGGTTGGCATTAGCCGACATGCAGGCGGTGAAGACTTTTATAAACATCTGTTAGCTTTTTACACCACCACAGATATGACTGCAGCTGAAATTCACCAGCTGGGTTTGGATGAAGTCGACCGCTTAACAGACAAAATGCTCGAGATTAAGTCACGGGTCGACTTTGACGGCGATCTGCAGGACTTTTTCAGTTATATACGCAACGACGAGCGCTTCTTTTACCCAAACACCAATGAAGGACGCGAAGCCTATCTGCAACAGGCAAGAGATTACCTGGGCACCATGCAGGAACGATTGCCTGACTACTTTAAGAACCTGCCCGACATTCCACTGGAAGTGCGCCGGGTAGAGGCTTATCGTGAACAGGACGGCGCACCCCAGCACTATATGTCGGGCGCGGCAGACGGGTCACGGCCGGGGGTGTTTTATGCCCACCTCTCCGATATGCAATCCATGCCCAAAAACGAACTCGAAGCCATTGCCTACCATGAAGGCGTGCCCGGTCATCATTTGCAGATATCCATAGCGCAGCAGTTGCAGAACACACCGGATTTCCGAACTCAGGCACGTTTCACCGTATATTCTGAAGGCTGGGCGTTGTACGCCGAATGGCTGGCTCGGGAAATGGGGGCCTATGAAGACCCTTATTCCGAGTTTGGTCAGGTAGTCACCGAGCTGTGGCGGGCGGTAAGGCTGGTCGTAGACACTGGGCTGCACGCTAAAGAATGGACGAAAGAGGATGCCATCGACTACTTCATGCAAAAAACGCCCATTGCAGAGGGTGCTGTACGCACTGAAGTGCATCGCTACATGACCATTCCAGGCCAGGCGACATCCTTTAAAATAGGCATGCAGCGAATCCAGGATTTACGTAACGAAGCCGAACAAGCCTTAGGCGACCGCTTTGATATCCGTGAATTCCATGACGCTGTGCTGGGCGGAGGCGCTTTGCCCCTGCCCCTGCTCGAACGCCGGGTTTCAGACTGGATAGAGGCGCACTGA
- a CDS encoding DUF885 domain-containing protein, producing the protein MKKTLLALSIMALLSACQDAPQETTSAERTQAETATQQGVSEQQQQEQTERLNAWFDEKYEEQLQMSPIQLTRQGRKEQYGLIDDVTVEAEERRLEWMEATVQELESNFNYDELSDDGQISYDIWMYQYSLMKEGAEFRNAGYIFDQMRGAHTSLPQVLLAFHGVDDESDMVAYNSRISGIGAAIDDLIARAELQAEAGIRPPKFAYEYVTRQTRALISGAPFEDVENDSPVWADAQEKINNLVEEGVIDEERAENLREEARSALTDDFGPAYSNLIALMQRDTEVAEENTVGISRHEGGAEYYEYMLKVSTTTDLSADEIHQIGLDEVERLTNEMIAIKEQVEFDGDLDEFFEFIRTDERFFYPNTDEGREAYLEDSRQYLAGIEERLPEFFGILPKADLVVRRVEPYREQDGAPQHYYPGSPDGERPGIYYAHLSDMSSMAKNEMEAIAYHEGNPGHHMQISIAQELESVPQFRTQARFTVYSEGWALYSELLAKEMGGYEDPYSDFGRLVTEMWRAVRLVVDTGMHAKGWTQQDAVDYFSEKTPIPAGAINSEVQRYLVIPGQATSYKIGMLKIQELREYAETELGDSFDIRGFHDTILDGGAMPLPVLERKVKQWVADQQA; encoded by the coding sequence ATGAAAAAAACACTACTTGCCCTCAGTATAATGGCACTACTGAGCGCCTGCCAGGACGCTCCACAGGAAACCACCTCAGCCGAACGTACTCAAGCTGAAACGGCTACTCAACAAGGTGTCAGTGAGCAACAGCAGCAGGAACAAACCGAACGCCTGAATGCCTGGTTTGATGAAAAGTACGAAGAACAACTCCAGATGAGTCCCATTCAACTCACCCGACAGGGCCGTAAAGAACAGTATGGTTTAATTGATGACGTCACTGTGGAAGCTGAAGAACGCCGGCTGGAGTGGATGGAAGCAACGGTTCAGGAGCTGGAAAGCAACTTTAACTACGACGAGTTATCAGATGACGGGCAAATTTCATATGATATATGGATGTATCAGTACTCACTGATGAAAGAAGGTGCTGAATTCCGCAATGCTGGTTATATCTTTGATCAAATGCGCGGTGCCCACACTTCACTGCCTCAGGTACTACTGGCTTTTCACGGCGTAGATGATGAAAGCGACATGGTCGCCTACAACAGTCGTATTTCAGGCATTGGTGCGGCTATTGATGACTTAATCGCTCGCGCCGAATTGCAGGCGGAAGCCGGCATTCGCCCACCTAAATTTGCTTATGAATATGTAACCCGTCAGACACGTGCACTAATTAGCGGGGCACCTTTTGAGGACGTCGAAAACGATTCTCCGGTTTGGGCCGATGCCCAGGAAAAAATTAACAACCTGGTAGAAGAAGGTGTTATCGATGAAGAGCGTGCAGAAAATCTGCGAGAAGAAGCTCGTTCTGCGTTGACGGATGACTTCGGGCCAGCCTACAGCAATCTGATTGCGCTGATGCAGCGAGATACGGAGGTTGCTGAAGAGAATACCGTCGGTATCAGTCGCCATGAGGGCGGTGCTGAATATTATGAATACATGCTCAAAGTATCAACTACTACTGACTTAAGCGCTGACGAAATTCACCAGATAGGACTAGACGAAGTAGAACGCCTGACCAATGAAATGATCGCCATTAAAGAGCAGGTCGAATTCGACGGCGACCTGGACGAGTTCTTCGAATTTATCCGCACCGATGAACGCTTCTTTTACCCGAATACCGACGAAGGTCGTGAAGCTTATCTGGAAGATTCACGCCAGTATCTGGCTGGTATTGAAGAGCGGTTGCCAGAGTTCTTTGGCATACTGCCTAAAGCGGACCTTGTCGTTCGCCGGGTAGAACCTTACCGCGAGCAGGATGGTGCGCCTCAGCATTATTACCCAGGTTCGCCAGACGGTGAACGCCCAGGTATTTATTACGCGCATTTGTCTGATATGAGTTCCATGGCAAAGAACGAAATGGAAGCTATTGCTTATCATGAAGGTAATCCAGGTCACCATATGCAGATCTCCATTGCTCAGGAACTGGAGTCCGTACCTCAGTTTCGCACCCAGGCGCGCTTTACTGTCTACTCAGAAGGCTGGGCGCTGTATTCAGAACTACTAGCTAAAGAAATGGGTGGTTACGAAGACCCTTATTCAGACTTTGGTCGACTAGTGACTGAAATGTGGCGTGCAGTGCGCTTAGTTGTAGATACGGGCATGCATGCCAAAGGCTGGACTCAGCAGGACGCTGTTGACTACTTCTCAGAAAAAACACCGATACCCGCCGGTGCTATTAACTCAGAAGTGCAGCGTTACCTGGTCATTCCGGGACAGGCTACTTCCTATAAAATCGGTATGCTGAAGATTCAGGAGCTGCGTGAGTATGCAGAAACTGAACTGGGCGATTCCTTTGATATCCGAGGTTTTCACGACACTATTCTGGACGGTGGTGCTATGCCATTGCCAGTACTTGAACGTAAGGTAAAACAATGGGTTGCCGACCAGCAGGCGTAA
- the rnr gene encoding ribonuclease R — translation MSDDPRSEQPQYEVVIPSRDEFLEAVANQVKPLPFEDIVEQFKLHDERQQIGAKRRLRAMERDGQLVFTKANAYGLPERMDLKKGWVVGHRDGFGFVRLEEGGKDLFLPHHQMQLTLHGDKVLVKESGTDSRGRAEARIVRVVEAGQQEIVGRFFVEQGMSVVVPDDTRITQDLIIPPENVNGARHGQMVVAKVTARPSRRSSPVGTVVEILGEHMAPGMEIQVAIREHGIPYEWSEEVNAEIEQIAPEVTAEDKKGRVDLTDMPLVTIDGEDARDFDDAVYAEPDGKGFRLWVAIADVTHYVRPGTLLDKEANTRGTSVYFPDNVVPMLPEALSNGLCSLNPNVDRLCMVAEMSIDAKGKLKNSQFYPAVMNSKARLTYTKVYRMLEGDPKLREQYAEQLPHIENLKLLYDVLKKSRSERGAIEFETLETRFIFNAQRKIEEIVPVKRNVAHMMIEECMIMANVAAARFVEKQEGNALFRVHETPDDDRLDGFRAFLGELGLSLGGGEEPQPKDFTNLLQKVADRPDSELIQTLLLRSLKQAVYTPDNEGHFGLALDEYAHFTSPIRRYPDLLLHREIKYQLRSTNKKLAGLDGGFHYGEKQMAELGAHCSSTERRADEATRQVDEWLKCEFMQDHVGAEFEGVISTVTNFGFFVRLRDLMIDGLVHISNLSSEYYHFDAERHFLIGEHSRRIFRIGDNVQVKVNSVNLDERKIDFGLLNIETAGSLETRREAKVSAEKAKKSDKKKKPGKKGAPGKSRSGKGGRAPKAKQKKSGKA, via the coding sequence ATGTCAGATGACCCAAGGTCAGAACAACCTCAATACGAGGTAGTCATACCCTCACGCGATGAATTCTTAGAGGCGGTAGCCAACCAGGTTAAGCCTTTGCCTTTTGAAGACATTGTGGAACAGTTTAAATTACACGACGAGCGCCAGCAGATTGGTGCTAAGCGTCGGCTACGCGCTATGGAGCGTGACGGGCAGTTAGTATTCACTAAAGCCAACGCCTATGGATTACCTGAGCGCATGGATTTGAAAAAAGGCTGGGTGGTAGGCCATCGCGACGGTTTTGGATTTGTGCGCCTGGAAGAAGGCGGCAAAGATCTATTCTTGCCCCACCACCAGATGCAACTGACTCTGCACGGTGACAAGGTACTGGTTAAAGAAAGCGGTACTGATAGCCGGGGCCGTGCTGAAGCGCGTATTGTGCGTGTTGTCGAAGCTGGTCAGCAGGAAATTGTCGGGCGCTTCTTTGTCGAACAAGGCATGTCGGTAGTGGTACCGGACGATACCCGCATTACCCAGGATTTGATTATCCCGCCAGAAAATGTAAATGGCGCACGGCATGGCCAGATGGTCGTTGCCAAGGTAACTGCAAGGCCCAGCCGTCGCAGCAGCCCGGTGGGTACTGTAGTTGAAATCCTCGGCGAACATATGGCGCCGGGCATGGAAATTCAGGTGGCCATTCGCGAACACGGTATTCCTTATGAGTGGAGCGAAGAGGTTAACGCTGAAATTGAGCAGATAGCTCCTGAGGTTACTGCTGAAGATAAAAAAGGGCGGGTTGATCTGACCGATATGCCGCTTGTTACTATTGATGGTGAAGACGCTCGCGACTTTGATGATGCCGTATACGCGGAACCGGACGGAAAAGGTTTTCGTCTATGGGTAGCCATCGCTGATGTGACCCATTACGTACGTCCGGGCACTTTATTGGATAAAGAAGCCAATACCCGCGGTACCTCGGTTTATTTTCCGGATAACGTCGTTCCTATGCTGCCGGAAGCCTTGTCGAATGGACTGTGCTCGCTGAACCCTAATGTAGATCGTCTGTGCATGGTCGCGGAAATGTCTATTGACGCTAAAGGTAAGCTGAAAAACTCGCAGTTTTATCCGGCGGTGATGAATTCCAAAGCACGCTTAACCTACACCAAGGTTTATCGCATGCTGGAAGGGGATCCTAAGTTACGTGAGCAGTATGCTGAACAATTGCCGCATATTGAAAACCTGAAACTTTTATACGATGTGCTGAAAAAGTCGCGCTCAGAACGGGGTGCTATTGAGTTTGAAACCCTGGAAACGCGCTTTATCTTTAATGCGCAGCGCAAGATTGAAGAGATTGTGCCCGTTAAACGCAATGTCGCGCACATGATGATTGAAGAATGCATGATCATGGCCAACGTAGCAGCGGCGCGCTTTGTCGAGAAGCAGGAAGGTAATGCACTTTTTCGTGTGCATGAGACCCCGGATGACGATCGACTGGATGGGTTCCGCGCTTTTCTTGGAGAGCTAGGGCTTTCTCTGGGCGGAGGCGAAGAGCCGCAGCCGAAAGATTTCACTAATTTACTGCAGAAAGTAGCGGACCGCCCCGACAGCGAGTTGATTCAGACCTTGTTGCTGCGTTCATTGAAACAGGCTGTCTATACGCCAGACAACGAAGGTCACTTTGGTTTAGCGCTGGATGAATACGCGCATTTTACTTCACCGATTCGCCGTTATCCGGATCTACTGCTGCATCGTGAAATAAAATATCAGCTGCGCAGTACGAATAAGAAACTGGCAGGCCTGGATGGCGGTTTTCACTATGGTGAAAAGCAGATGGCTGAATTGGGTGCTCATTGCTCAAGCACAGAACGTCGCGCTGATGAAGCGACCCGGCAGGTTGATGAATGGCTCAAGTGTGAGTTCATGCAGGATCATGTGGGTGCTGAGTTTGAAGGCGTGATTTCAACGGTGACTAATTTTGGTTTCTTTGTGCGCCTGCGTGACCTGATGATTGACGGTCTGGTACATATCTCGAATCTTTCCAGCGAGTACTATCACTTTGATGCGGAACGCCACTTCCTGATAGGTGAGCATTCACGTCGGATATTCCGTATTGGTGACAATGTTCAGGTGAAAGTGAACAGCGTGAATCTGGATGAGCGTAAAATCGACTTTGGCCTGCTCAATATTGAAACTGCAGGCAGTCTGGAAACTCGCCGGGAAGCTAAAGTCTCGGCAGAGAAAGCTAAAAAGTCGGACAAAAAGAAAAAACCGGGTAAAAAAGGCGCTCCGGGAAAAAGTCGCTCTGGCAAAGGCGGCCGGGCTCCAAAAGCGAAACAGAAAAAGAGCGGTAAAGCATGA
- the rlmB gene encoding 23S rRNA (guanosine(2251)-2'-O)-methyltransferase RlmB, giving the protein MSKKEVVHGIHAVNSIIKNNPERLIELFVLQGRGDKALDSILKLARNAGVRAQECQRKTLDQKVNDENHQGVVAVVTPAKHYNEGDLPALFEKAGQQACFLILDNVTDPHNLGACLRTADAAGITAVIVPKDKSAKITSTVSKVASGAAETMPFVVVTNLARTLREIQALGVWVIGTAGEATETLYQADFKGPVAIVMGAEGSGMRRLTREHCDQLISIPLAGSVSSLNVSVAAGVCLFEVVRQRAG; this is encoded by the coding sequence ATGAGCAAAAAAGAAGTAGTGCATGGTATTCATGCTGTTAATTCTATTATTAAGAACAACCCAGAGCGCCTGATAGAACTCTTTGTACTGCAGGGCCGCGGCGATAAAGCCTTAGACAGCATCCTCAAGCTGGCGCGTAATGCTGGCGTGCGGGCGCAGGAATGTCAGCGTAAAACTCTGGATCAAAAAGTAAATGATGAAAACCATCAGGGCGTGGTTGCAGTAGTAACTCCAGCTAAACATTATAATGAAGGGGACTTGCCGGCGTTGTTTGAAAAAGCTGGTCAGCAAGCTTGTTTTCTGATTCTGGATAATGTCACCGACCCGCATAATCTGGGCGCCTGTTTACGTACTGCCGATGCGGCAGGTATCACCGCGGTTATCGTTCCTAAAGACAAGTCAGCGAAAATTACCAGCACGGTCAGTAAAGTGGCCTCAGGTGCGGCCGAGACTATGCCTTTTGTGGTGGTAACCAATCTGGCCCGTACCCTGCGTGAAATTCAGGCGTTAGGTGTATGGGTGATAGGTACCGCAGGCGAAGCTACAGAAACCCTGTACCAGGCCGACTTCAAAGGCCCGGTTGCCATAGTTATGGGCGCTGAGGGCAGTGGTATGCGGCGTTTGACTCGCGAACATTGCGATCAACTGATCTCTATTCCGCTGGCGGGCAGTGTCAGTAGCCTGAATGTGTCGGTAGCCGCCGGCGTGTGTTTGTTTGAAGTTGTGCGTCAGCGGGCAGGCTGA
- the rpsF gene encoding 30S ribosomal protein S6, whose translation MRHYEIVFMVHPDQSEQVPGMIERYSETIKQGGGSIHRLEDWGRRQLAYPINKLHKAHYVLLNIEAGSEVIEELETAFRYNDAVLRNLIMRKDEGVEEPSPFAKPREERRDSKPEDESEGETEARTEATEEAE comes from the coding sequence ATGCGTCATTATGAAATCGTATTTATGGTTCACCCTGATCAGAGTGAACAGGTTCCAGGCATGATCGAACGCTATAGCGAAACGATCAAGCAAGGCGGTGGTTCTATTCACCGTTTAGAAGACTGGGGCCGTCGTCAACTGGCTTACCCAATTAACAAGCTGCACAAAGCTCACTATGTTCTTTTGAACATCGAAGCTGGTTCAGAAGTAATTGAAGAGCTTGAAACTGCTTTCCGTTACAACGACGCCGTTCTGCGTAATCTTATTATGCGTAAAGATGAAGGTGTTGAAGAACCTTCTCCTTTCGCTAAGCCGAGAGAAGAGCGCCGCGACAGCAAGCCGGAAGATGAAAGTGAAGGCGAAACTGAAGCACGCACTGAAGCCACTGAAGAAGCTGAATAA
- the priB gene encoding primosomal replication protein N, translating to MTNQLLLVGEVVKPPRMSKSPAGVKHLHLVIDHRSQQQEAGMTRQCFLRIQVVASGDWAQDQANQLTVGSVIEVQGFLNRHETSNGVPRLVLHAQQLKKI from the coding sequence GTGACTAATCAACTGTTATTAGTCGGCGAGGTGGTAAAACCACCACGCATGAGTAAAAGCCCCGCTGGGGTAAAGCACCTGCATCTGGTCATTGACCACAGGTCGCAGCAGCAGGAAGCCGGAATGACACGACAGTGTTTTTTGCGCATTCAGGTTGTTGCCAGCGGAGATTGGGCACAGGACCAGGCAAACCAATTAACTGTTGGAAGTGTGATAGAAGTGCAGGGTTTTTTAAACCGGCATGAAACCAGTAACGGGGTACCTCGACTGGTATTGCACGCTCAACAACTGAAAAAGATTTAA
- the rpsR gene encoding 30S ribosomal protein S18, whose product MARFFRRRKFCRFKAEGVKEIDYKDIATLKNYVTESGKIVPSRITGTSAKYQRQLARAIKRARYLSLLPYTDLHK is encoded by the coding sequence ATGGCTCGTTTTTTCCGTCGTCGCAAATTCTGCCGCTTTAAGGCAGAAGGCGTTAAAGAGATCGATTACAAAGATATCGCAACGTTGAAAAACTATGTAACTGAAAGCGGCAAGATTGTACCTAGCCGTATCACTGGCACTTCAGCGAAGTATCAGCGTCAGCTGGCTCGTGCTATTAAGCGCGCCCGCTACCTGAGTTTGTTGCCTTACACTGACTTACATAAGTAA
- the rplI gene encoding 50S ribosomal protein L9, which translates to MNIILLDKVANLGGLGDQVTVKSGYARNFLFPSGKAVPATKDNVQAFEDRRAELEAKIAEELKAAEARAEQVNALDPVVIESKAGDEGKLFGSIGTRDIADAVTVAGIEVQKSEILMPHGTIRETGEFDIELQLHADVTAQIKLVVQATK; encoded by the coding sequence ATGAATATTATTCTACTTGATAAAGTAGCTAACTTAGGTGGCCTGGGCGACCAGGTAACTGTCAAGTCAGGTTATGCACGTAACTTCCTTTTCCCATCAGGAAAAGCAGTACCTGCGACTAAAGATAACGTGCAAGCGTTTGAAGATCGCCGTGCAGAGCTGGAAGCTAAAATCGCTGAAGAGCTGAAAGCAGCAGAGGCCCGTGCAGAGCAGGTTAACGCACTGGACCCAGTTGTTATTGAATCTAAAGCTGGTGATGAAGGCAAATTGTTCGGTTCAATCGGTACTCGTGACATCGCTGATGCTGTCACGGTCGCTGGTATTGAAGTTCAGAAGAGCGAAATTCTGATGCCGCATGGCACTATTCGCGAAACTGGCGAGTTCGATATCGAACTGCAATTGCATGCTGACGTAACTGCACAAATTAAACTAGTGGTTCAAGCCACCAAGTAA
- the dnaB gene encoding replicative DNA helicase, with product MPAPVKRKDAQVDAIKSAPHSIEAEQSVLGGLMLDNEAWDNVAERVIGDDFYLRSHRLIFQGMHHLVEHQKPIDLVTLSELLEQTGELQQIGGFAYLLEIQKNTPSSANILAYADIVRERAVIREMISVANEIAESGFDTQGRQSHELLDMAESKVFKIAEKRANASEGPMDISDILEKTLDRIEFLSKQTNHNGVTGVSTGFHDLDRMTTGLQPSDLVIIAARPSMGKTTFAMNIAEHAALNEDKPVVIFSLEMPAEQIMMRMLASLSRVNQTKVRTGNLDDEDWARISSVMGMLNEKNNMYIDDGSGLTPTEVRSRSRRIAREHNGISMIMVDYLQLMTVPGMSENRTLEIAEISRSLKALAKELKCPVVALSQLNRSLEQRADKRPVNSDLRESGSIEQDADLIMFIYRDEVYNPEGDKQGLSEIIIGKQRNGPIGSIELKFHGALSRFDNYARPEQEDDY from the coding sequence GTGCCAGCACCCGTTAAAAGAAAAGACGCCCAGGTAGATGCCATTAAAAGTGCCCCCCATTCGATAGAGGCCGAGCAGTCGGTATTGGGTGGTCTGATGCTGGATAATGAAGCCTGGGACAACGTCGCCGAACGAGTGATTGGTGATGACTTTTATCTACGCTCTCATCGTTTGATATTCCAGGGTATGCACCACCTGGTTGAACACCAGAAGCCTATCGACTTAGTCACGTTATCAGAGTTGCTTGAACAGACTGGTGAATTGCAGCAAATAGGTGGTTTTGCCTACTTGTTGGAAATCCAGAAGAATACCCCCAGTTCAGCCAATATTCTGGCTTATGCAGATATTGTACGTGAACGCGCCGTTATCCGTGAAATGATCAGTGTGGCCAATGAAATTGCCGAGTCGGGTTTTGATACCCAGGGCCGGCAAAGTCATGAGCTGCTGGATATGGCTGAGTCCAAGGTATTTAAAATAGCTGAGAAGCGGGCTAATGCCAGTGAAGGCCCTATGGATATTTCCGATATCCTGGAAAAGACTCTGGACCGAATTGAATTTTTGAGTAAACAAACCAATCACAACGGTGTCACCGGGGTGTCTACCGGCTTCCATGACCTGGACCGCATGACTACCGGGTTACAGCCTTCGGATCTGGTCATCATCGCCGCACGGCCTTCGATGGGTAAAACCACTTTTGCGATGAACATAGCTGAACACGCTGCTTTGAACGAAGACAAACCAGTGGTTATTTTCAGTCTGGAGATGCCCGCCGAACAAATCATGATGCGGATGCTGGCTTCACTGAGTCGGGTTAACCAGACCAAAGTACGGACCGGTAACCTGGATGATGAGGATTGGGCGCGTATCAGTTCAGTGATGGGCATGCTGAACGAAAAGAACAATATGTACATTGATGACGGTTCTGGTCTTACGCCCACCGAAGTGCGTTCCCGCTCGCGTCGTATTGCCCGTGAACATAACGGTATTAGCATGATCATGGTGGATTACCTGCAGTTGATGACAGTGCCCGGTATGAGCGAGAACCGGACTCTGGAAATCGCTGAGATTTCGCGTTCACTGAAGGCGCTGGCGAAAGAACTTAAGTGCCCGGTGGTGGCGTTGTCGCAGTTGAACCGCTCGCTTGAGCAGCGTGCTGATAAACGGCCAGTGAACTCGGATTTACGTGAGTCAGGGTCGATAGAGCAGGATGCGGATTTGATTATGTTTATTTACCGTGACGAAGTCTACAATCCGGAAGGCGATAAACAGGGACTGTCGGAAATTATTATTGGTAAACAGCGTAATGGTCCCATAGGTTCAATAGAGCTTAAGTTCCACGGTGCCCTGTCACGCTTTGATAATTACGCCCGTCCTGAGCAAGAGGACGACTATTAA
- the alr gene encoding alanine racemase: protein MRPAWAAIDLKALQHNLRLLREKAGHRQLLAILKANAYGHGLTRIAAELQQADAIGVARVDEALALRQEGIVKPIVLLEGFFEPSQLAVLAASQIQTVIHTEHQLVQLERAELNTPLKVWLKVDTGMHRIGVEPEETVAFYRRLQASDNVDGDPILMTHFASADTPEVEQNQQQLAVFNSLQDSLQARLSISNSAAFLADLAPQDNWVRPGLVLYGVSPFADRRGQQLGLKPVMTLQASIISTREIDQGESVGYGAAWTARHKTRIGILAIGYGDGYPRNAPEGTPVWIEGRCYPLVGRVSMDMLAVDLGLDSDIEIGATGVLWGPQLPVEEVAEHVGTISHELLCNVARRVVLDYGDEN from the coding sequence ATGCGACCGGCCTGGGCAGCTATTGATCTTAAAGCCTTGCAACATAACTTAAGGTTATTGCGTGAGAAAGCAGGGCATCGTCAGTTATTGGCTATCTTGAAAGCTAATGCTTATGGACATGGATTAACGCGTATCGCTGCTGAGTTACAGCAGGCGGATGCTATTGGTGTGGCAAGAGTCGATGAGGCTTTGGCGTTACGCCAGGAAGGTATTGTTAAACCTATAGTTCTGCTTGAAGGTTTCTTTGAGCCTTCTCAGTTAGCTGTATTGGCAGCCAGCCAGATACAGACCGTGATTCACACCGAACATCAGTTAGTACAATTAGAACGAGCTGAATTAAACACGCCGTTAAAAGTCTGGTTAAAAGTTGATACGGGTATGCATCGTATAGGTGTGGAACCTGAAGAAACGGTAGCTTTTTATCGGCGTTTACAGGCTTCAGACAATGTTGATGGCGATCCTATTCTGATGACTCATTTTGCTTCCGCAGATACCCCTGAAGTCGAGCAAAATCAGCAGCAACTTGCGGTTTTCAATTCTTTACAGGATAGCTTGCAGGCACGCCTCTCTATTTCTAATTCTGCTGCGTTTCTCGCTGACCTTGCTCCACAGGATAACTGGGTCAGACCGGGCCTGGTTTTATATGGCGTTTCGCCGTTCGCTGACAGAAGAGGTCAGCAACTGGGTTTAAAGCCTGTGATGACATTGCAGGCGAGTATTATTTCCACTCGTGAGATAGATCAGGGTGAAAGTGTCGGTTACGGTGCTGCCTGGACGGCACGTCATAAAACGCGTATCGGCATACTAGCTATTGGTTATGGCGATGGCTATCCACGTAACGCTCCTGAGGGCACTCCGGTATGGATTGAAGGGCGTTGTTATCCTTTGGTCGGGCGCGTGTCGATGGATATGTTAGCTGTTGATTTAGGCCTGGATAGTGATATTGAAATTGGCGCTACCGGTGTGTTGTGGGGGCCGCAATTGCCAGTAGAAGAAGTTGCCGAACATGTGGGTACTATTAGTCATGAGCTGCTGTGCAATGTAGCCCGTCGTGTAGTTCTTGACTACGGTGACGAGAATTAA